CGAGCTGGCCGGCCGGGTCGGGGTGCACGCCGTCGTCGCCGAGGGCGATGCCGTCGGGGGCGTCCGCCGGGTCGACGACGAGGTCGCCGGATGCCGCGAGGCCCCCGATCGCCGCGGCGGTCTCGCGCACGTCCCGGTTCGTCCAAGCCAGCCCCGCGCCGCCGAAGTAGGGGAACGCCGCCACCGCCGTCTCGTCGACGGGCGTCGGCACCACCCAGGTCCAGGCGGCGCCGGCGAACGCGGAATCCGCCCGCAGCACCCGCAGGTTGCGCGTCGTCTCCTCGGCGCTCACGAGGCGCGGCCCGTCGGCGCCGAACCGCCGGGCGTCGTTGGCGCCGAGCATGCAGAACACCCGATCGGCGGGATGCCGCCGCAGCGCCTGCAGACGACCGAGCGTCTCGGAGGTGGTCGCTCCCGACACCGCCGCGTTGTCGAAGCGCACGCCGAGTTCGGGGCGCTCGGCGGCGAACAGCGCCGCGAGCACCTCGAACCACGAGAGCCGGTCGGCCGTCGTGCTCTCGCCGATCGCGAGCAGTCGCTCCCCCGCGAAGAACGGCATCCGATCGAGCGCCCGCTGCACCACCGGCCGGGCCGCGAGGGCGGCGACGGCGTCTGTGCGCTGCCGCTCGAGGTCGGCGAGCGCCGCGGCATAGCCCTCGGCGTCGGTGCCGAGGATCGCCGCGCGCGTGGCGTCGTCGAGGTTCCAGGCATACGGGAGGGAGCGCTCGGGGCGCTCGAAGCGCACGAGTTTCGCGACGAGCGGGTCGGCGCTCATCGGGTGCTCCGTCGCGGCCGGACGCTCGCCCGGGTTCGCGGAAGGAGGAACGCGCACGCCACGAACCACGCCAGCGACGGGAACCGCACGATGGGCAGCAGTGGGGTGAGCCACGGCAGTGCCACGGTGAGCGTCGCGAGCATGGCGAGTCCGGCGAGCACGAGGCCCGCCCAGGCGAACCAGCGCGGCAGCAGGCCGGCGAGCAGGCCGGGCACCGCGAGGCCGGCGATGAGCAGGCCGAACGGCACGACGAACCCGGGGCCGCCGAAGATGAACGCGAGGTCGTGCACGAGGCGCACGAGGTCCGGGCTCGCGAGCACCTCGGGGCGCGAGAGCGTCCAGGTCATGCAGGCCGAGATCGTCATCGCCACCGAGGCGATGAGGCCGCCGGCGAGGCCGATCATCGGGCCCGGCGCCGTCACCCCGAGCTGCCTGGCGCGCGTCGACGCCGTCGCGGCGAAGATCGCGAGCGGCACCGCGGCCGCGAACTGCAGCAGCGCGGTGAGGAGCACGGCCCCCTGGTGGTCGCGGAAGTAGGACACGATCGCCTCGCCGTCGCCGTACGGCGACGGGTAAATGGCGCCGCCGGCGAGCAGCGCGGGCAGCACGAGGGAGGCCAGGAAGACCGCGACCACGGCGATGGCGAGGGGCGGCAGGGGCGGGCCGGGCTGGATGCGGCGCGGCGCGGTCGCGGCGCTCCGAGGGTCGATGGCGGTCATAGCGTCATTCCTCCCGTGAGGTCGAGGGTGATTCCGGTCGTCCACGACGACTCGTCCGAGGCGAGGTGCAGGATGGCGTCCGCGACATCCGCGGGCCGGCCGATCCGGCCGAGGGGCACGTGCGCGGCGATGGCCTCGAGCTGGGGCCCCGGCATCCGGTTGCGCAGCTTCTCGGTCTCGACCATCGAAGGGGCGACGCAGTTGACGCGGATGCCGCG
This DNA window, taken from Agromyces sp. 3263, encodes the following:
- a CDS encoding GDSL-type esterase/lipase family protein codes for the protein MSADPLVAKLVRFERPERSLPYAWNLDDATRAAILGTDAEGYAAALADLERQRTDAVAALAARPVVQRALDRMPFFAGERLLAIGESTTADRLSWFEVLAALFAAERPELGVRFDNAAVSGATTSETLGRLQALRRHPADRVFCMLGANDARRFGADGPRLVSAEETTRNLRVLRADSAFAGAAWTWVVPTPVDETAVAAFPYFGGAGLAWTNRDVRETAAAIGGLAASGDLVVDPADAPDGIALGDDGVHPDPAGQLALAELVLLRLAGVDPPS